The Legionella lansingensis DNA window GTAATTCGGTTTTTTGATTTGGCAAATTTAAAAAATTTTAAGATCAATCTATTCATAAAAGCCTTCCAAAGGATGATCACTATGATCGTAGAAATTCTATCTCGGGTACAATTTGCTTTTAGCATAGGATTCCACATTCTTTTTCCCACACTCAATTTAGGCCTGGCCATGTTTTTGGTCATTATGGAAGCGATGTGGCTTAAATCTCACAACCCAATTTATTTAAGAATTTGTCAATTCTGGACCAAAATTTTTGCACTCACCTTTGGTATGGGGGTGGTCTCAGGAATTGTCTTGGCTTACCAAATAGGCACAAATTTTGGTCCGTTTATCGCTCAGTTTGGTAATGTTCTAGGTGCCTTATTTGCCTATGAAACCCTAACAGCCTTCTTTCTTGAGGCAGGATTCTTAGGTGTTATGCTTTTTGGTTGGAAGAAAGTACCCCCTGGGCTTCATTTTATAGCAACCTTGCTGGTTACTGTTGGAACGACCATTTCTGCCTTCTGGATTTTATCAGCAAATTCTTGGATGCAAACGCCTACGGGTTATGTTCTATTGAATGGGAAATATCTTGTTGCCAATTGGTGGGACGTCGTTTTTAATCCGTCTTTTATTCCACGCATGCTGCATATGATTTTGGCTTCATATACCACAACGTGTTTTGTCGTAGCTGCAGTTTCTAGTTACTTCTTGTTAAAACATAAACATGTTGATGTGGCTACTACCTGCTTATCTTTTGCTATGTGGGCAGCTCTGATTGTAGTCCCTATCCAAATTTATCTGGGAGATACTGTCGGTCTTACTGTTCATCGATACCAGCCATTAAAAACTGCAGCAATGGAAGGTGTGTGGGAAACACAACGCGGCGCTCCTTTTTTAGTTTTCGCCTGGCCATCCCAGCAAGAACAGAAAAATCACTTCACTGTAGCTATACCCAAGTTAGGCAGTTTATTGAATACCCATGAGTTAGATGGGGAACTTCTCGGATTAAAATCTGTAGACAAGATGGATCAACCTTTGGTTGCCCCCGTCTTTTTTAGCTTTCGAATCATGGTAGGGATAGGGCTCTTGATGCTGGCTACTGCGTTAGTGGGCTTGCTCTTAAGGAGGCGAAAGGCCCTTTTTACCTCAAAGCGCTTTCATCAATTCTGTCTTTTTATGGCGCCACTGGGCTTTATTGCTAGCGTCTGTGGCTGGTTAACGGCTGAAATAGGCCGTCAGCCTTGGGTAGTATATAACTTGATGAGAACGAAAGCTGCGGTTTCGGCCATTGGTGTTGAGGAAGTGATCATTTCCATGGTTCTTTTGATTTTGGCGTACGGGATTGTTTTTGGTTTTTATCTTTATTATTTGTTCAAAACCATCCGTCGTGCGCCTCTAGTCACTCATGATGTAGAACATCATATATTCCAATATATGACTGATACTCAGCGGGGGAAAAAATAATGCTTCCTTTTGTCTTTGCGAGTTTATTGGCTTTTATAGTGATTATGTATGTCGTTCTGGATGGCTTTGATTTGGGCGTTGGTATCTTATTTCCTTTTACGGAAAGCGAGCGAGAACGCGATCAAATGATGAACTCAGTTGCTCCGGTCTGGGATGGTAATGAAACTTGGCTCGTCTTTGGTGGAGCGATGTTATATGGGGCTTTTCCAACTGTTTACGGCTTATTACTCCCTATTCTCTATATGCCTATTATGCTTATGCTCATTGCCTTAATCTTTAGGGGTGTTAGTTTTGAGTTTCGCTTTAAAGCGGAGCGAACCAAATATTTATGGAATTGGTCATTTGCAATCAGTTCCCTGGCTGCGACCTTTTTTCAAGGGGTGATATTAGGTGCTTTTGTTCAAGGCTTCCCAATAAATGAAGCATCCATGACTATTAATGAGGCAGATTGGTTAACCCCTTTTAGCTTACTTACAGGCATTGCTCTTATATGCGGCTACGGTTTGCTTGGTGCTACCTGGATGTTCATGAAATGCGAAGGGCGATTACAAAGCAAAATGGCTCATTTAGCGAAAGGTTTGTTAGTGCTGGTCAGTATTTTTTTAGTTTTTGTCAGCATATGGACACCATTGCATAGTGAGGAAGTTTTTCAGCGTTGGTATAGCTTTCCTAATGTATTATTATTATCGCCCTTACCTCTTATTACAGCTTTGGTGATTGTGTTAACTTGGA harbors:
- the cydB gene encoding cytochrome d ubiquinol oxidase subunit II — its product is MLPFVFASLLAFIVIMYVVLDGFDLGVGILFPFTESERERDQMMNSVAPVWDGNETWLVFGGAMLYGAFPTVYGLLLPILYMPIMLMLIALIFRGVSFEFRFKAERTKYLWNWSFAISSLAATFFQGVILGAFVQGFPINEASMTINEADWLTPFSLLTGIALICGYGLLGATWMFMKCEGRLQSKMAHLAKGLLVLVSIFLVFVSIWTPLHSEEVFQRWYSFPNVLLLSPLPLITALVIVLTWRSFASSNEVKPFLYSIVIFLCSYTGIAISVYPYLIPHRVDIWEGAAPNSTLLFILVGVVIMLPLLLAYTAYTYYVFRGKSHEGYH
- a CDS encoding cytochrome ubiquinol oxidase subunit I yields the protein MIVEILSRVQFAFSIGFHILFPTLNLGLAMFLVIMEAMWLKSHNPIYLRICQFWTKIFALTFGMGVVSGIVLAYQIGTNFGPFIAQFGNVLGALFAYETLTAFFLEAGFLGVMLFGWKKVPPGLHFIATLLVTVGTTISAFWILSANSWMQTPTGYVLLNGKYLVANWWDVVFNPSFIPRMLHMILASYTTTCFVVAAVSSYFLLKHKHVDVATTCLSFAMWAALIVVPIQIYLGDTVGLTVHRYQPLKTAAMEGVWETQRGAPFLVFAWPSQQEQKNHFTVAIPKLGSLLNTHELDGELLGLKSVDKMDQPLVAPVFFSFRIMVGIGLLMLATALVGLLLRRRKALFTSKRFHQFCLFMAPLGFIASVCGWLTAEIGRQPWVVYNLMRTKAAVSAIGVEEVIISMVLLILAYGIVFGFYLYYLFKTIRRAPLVTHDVEHHIFQYMTDTQRGKK